A region of the Aethina tumida isolate Nest 87 chromosome 3, icAetTumi1.1, whole genome shotgun sequence genome:
taattgctataaaaatttcaaatcaatacctcTTTTTGTTCTCattaaacttctaatgaataagttgCGTTCGTACTGCCATCTCTCCGACAGTAGCCGTATTCAAAGCTCTGTAGGTTTCTGTAATAAATTCTTCCTTTTAtggtgttttaaatttacataattatggGAAGTATTTGtgctaatattttatcataaaactgATACTTAATTTGTGTGattagatttatataaatttaccgaataaataagtatcattaatgtataatatggAGCACAAGTGTATCACATCAAATATCGAACGCCGTATGAATTTTAATGGTCcatgcataatttatttgcaGCAAATGATTTTGGCACAACAAACAAGAGGAAACTGTTAGGTATTAGTTACCCTGTGGTACAATTCCAGTTATTACGGcggtattttagtaaatatgcACATTCCCAGACAATGGGATATTAGTTTCGGTTCTTCTGATAATGTCCCAAAACTATTCATTAAGTTCAACAGTTCGGCGGTCATTTTACTTCCGGACTAAGGAATATTTACGATTGCACACACACAGAGGGCACAGATGTAAATATTCGGGCCGATATATATATGTTACCGCAAAACTACACAAATAACCGAGTTCaggtaattaaatatgttttacttgAGCGTGCCCCCGTTACAAATCACTTTTATTTTGCGGATCCGGGCTCCGGGAGCGTCGCTAAATTAAAGCAGATTATACAGTTAAACGTCTAAAGCAAATATTAATTGCCGGCGTAAAAACGTTCGGCTGATGAATCGCTTCTGAAGTGTTTGCACACACATATTCcggctaattttatgaatgttaCTAACAATGACTTTTTTTGTTGGTGCGTCGGGGAGTAACGAAGCAAATCGCCGACTGATGCCggaacaaacaaataaattgtgataCGTCAAAGTTGTTTTCTAATTGAATTTGCGCTCGCACTCGAAAATGATGGAAGGACCACCCCCGTTTGACTGTAATTACATGGGACGGCATCAACTGTTTACCCTTTGTGAATATTTCCACATGAGTGATTCAAGAAAAGCCGACGAAAGCTTTTAAAACGTCACAGCAAAATGACGTGTCTTACACGATGGTCTATTTAAAATGTCGGGGGTGGAATTTGCTATACATCACAcacttttattgaatattattttgggCCAACTCAATTATTGTGgattaacaaaatatgattGATGCTGTTGGTGTTTCGCTGAAGCTGGAAATAATTCAACATTTCCAACGTTGTTGTaatggtaaattaataaaatgagctgggaaatattaaaaattcttttcggGCCTTAATGAGATTTTCCTGTTTGTCACATGTAGATTTGAACAGCGCCCTTCATTATATGATGTCCGCGTTTTTGCGACCACGCTCTGAATTTTTACGAACTACACGGATTTCGTGCACATTGTTCCccaaaatcaatttcatccaaTTCGAGGAGTgacaaagaaaacaaaattatctgCAACGAATCAGATACTCGTTAGTCTAATGAACAAAATCGAATAGTGACACtcgtaacaaataaaatacatcaaagctttttaatggaattttttttttccatcGTAATATACAGGACAGTTAACAAGGATTTGCACTCTAAATAACGTCtagatttgtttttatttgttttgcgGGGgagttaaaaaaacaaatatttcatttcatattttattacaaaaattcacTGTCAATTATAACTCATAAAAATGTCCACCTGCCAAATTTAGATtatccaaaaaattatttaattaagacattTCAATTTGTCTGTGCTTTAAAAGCTTTTgtctagtttaaataaaaaaacattaaaaaatggtttctTATCTACTAAAAcacttactatttttattttactttgacATCTGACTGGATTTAATTAAGGTGTAACGAGTTTCTTTTCCCTCTAGTACAATTTCCTTGTTCTTTATACAAAAGCTTTAGACAAAACaccgtttaattttaatacaattatttttcagttaaatttgTTGCACAAGCTTTTGTAATACAAAACATCAGATTTATTAGAGTTATCgattcctttaaaattaattgaatattcacgataacaattctaaaataaataatattataatgttaatgttttacaaatattacatatttgtaaCATGCATAAGTACTGCCATCTTTCCGACAATAGACACGTTCTAGATACTGTAGGTTTCTGTAAGAACCTCTTCCTTTTGaagtgttttaatattacattaatattttttgtacgtAGTATgttgttataaatttgatatttcatcaTTTATATTGAGTTAAAATGTAAGGTATGAATATGGTGCATCCTGATGAgtcaataaaaagtaataaagtgaAAAATAGGGAAGTTACgagatattataaatgtaaaaatcagTCTAAAATAATGAGGTAACTTTAACTTGAAgttcttgttttaatttaacttttaattgtaaataatttgtttatttttgcatCCCAACTGTTTCAATTTAACATAGTTTAAActgcatttcaaatttttatatcacaaaaaggatattttaatatagttgCGCGGTACTACATCAGttagttcaaattaatttaaagtttctatttaatatttaaatattatttaattaaatataaattttgttctgtcatgttattataaatttatgattaattctaaaaatgtgttttcaaatttattccgataactcattaataaattaaatgaaattaataaggtTTATAAGAGTAATGTAACtcataatcttttaaaatttgagaataAAACTTCATTCTTAATTCTTGACTTcctgattataattattataggaCAATAAATTCCGTTAAGTTCactttaaacatttgaaatttttgtcgtTCTCAAGCTATTTGCAGGAGATCTACCTCATCATAAATCTTCATTAGTGCAATGATATTTagggtaaattttaattagcaaaATATACGTTCCCTAATAGCGTTTCGGACTTTTCGTGTCCATTAACGTGATAAGAGTGTAATTTTTCCTGAGTTcctgataaatttaatgataaacgTTTGACTCCGGAATTATGAGTTGAGGGGAAAAGgagagaaatttttaatggtgGTGTCTTTGCAGTATATTTAAGTGAAATCTAAgtcattaacttaatttttaaaaaaataatagaggaaaaatcaaagaagaattttaatatttatattggttAATATATGTTTGACATTATTagacaaattcataaaaagtgTGCAATTTTAAcccaaattgtaattttaaggaaatagTCCTTCTTTTAACGACTCCAAACATTCTAGATCGTAGCGCGACATCTGTGTGTCAGGGGGTGTTTCACCAATTATTcctaatcaatattaatggAGTTCTGATGTTTACTTGAAGAAATCCGCcacttattgaaaatttgtggATTGTACatgtattattaagttttgaaACAGAAAGTAGGTGGCACtagtacaattattaattgatgaatataagagatttttcagaaaaaataatatttacatctaaaagtaaataataaatatagattaaaaaattagttatcaTTGTTTGCTATCAAGTAGCACTGGtttaatattagattattaacATCCTGATAATATCAAagatacaattcaatttttaaattctaaaggaCGTTGtgacaaaatttacataatgatAACAAACAGGTTATTAAGCAATAATTTACTaccttttgaaaatattatttatttgtttttctaacattaaattaataaagtttttgataaatattttaacattttttaaacataggttttattagaaaaaaaataaattattttgataatgagtaattaataattatattatttatagtagaTACAATCTTTAATCACTTTCATCTGTTACATACTGTTAAAAAGTTGGGTggcataaatttttgataaaataaatgtttataaataattttactttgtcTCGAAGGGCAGATAAATTGTCCTCTTGagattacatatatatatatatatatatatatatatatatatatatatatattgcaaGTCTAAGTATTTATCAATAGTCACCatgtatacaaaattactAGTGTTCATTTCTTTAATAGTATTTGCCTCAGGTACCAacaacaaatttcataaataattaattaattaataatttgtcaagCAGGGGGCAAGTCCCAAACAAGACCCAGAGCCAACATTCGAATTATTGGAGGAAATGTATCGACAGTCGACCAGTTTCCTTGGCAAGTTTCCTTGCAAATTCTTGGCCTGCACAACTGCGGTGGATCAATCATTTCCGAAGACACCATTTTGACCGCCGCCCACTGCATTGACGGGTaagtcttttttaatattgaatagaaTCAATTAATTCACCATTGGTTTTTAGGCTTAACATTCTGGAACGCATTGTGGCCGGATCATCCCTTCTAAGCGAGCCCCAAGTGATTGTTGGCATTAAGGAGTCGTTCACTCACGAAAACTACAACTACTTGGATTACGACGTGGGAATcatcaaagtaaataaataaaacattcaatcAATCGATAGAACTCATTTTactaatactatattttaagttgGCCGAAAAATTGAACTTCTCAGAGACAATTCAGCCCGTTAAATTAGCTGAGGCACGTCCTGCTGATGGTGCTCCTGTTACTGTGTCTGGTTACGGAGTTACATGGGTACAAATATACATTAGTTAATTAgtttacatttaatgtttGTCTCTATTTGTTAGGAGGGCTCTATCTTCACGTCAAATGAATTGAGGTCTGTGGAAGTTAACATAGTCAATCAGGAGGAATGCAATAACGATTATGCTGAGTATGACGGTGTTACACAGAGGATGATTTGTGCTGCAGTACCGGAAGGAGGAAAAGATGCTTGTCAGGTAATAACATGTAAATGATACAATTATTCGTTGgctaattagttaaatttaattaatagggTGATTCAGGTGGTCCACTTGTAAATGCCGATAGGGAATTGGTAGGAATAGTGTCTTGGGGCCTAGGATGTGCCGTTCAAGGATATCCTGGTGTTTACACCAGCGTAGCTGACCTGCGGGAATGGATTGTAGAAAAAGCtggattgtaaattaaattaaattaattattttgtattatttgaataaatattttttatttattaaattactcatttttataggcattataaagttgtttataaaaatgtgttatatattagttaatttattaaacatctgtAAATACAAAAGATAAGAATTTACAATACACTGTACATGTAGGACAGACAAATTTGAGCAAGTTTAGTGAAAACATGTCTGTCACATTTCTGTTGCTTGCTTGTCTCAACCTACTTTCTATATCTGGtaactgttttattatattaatatcaatattaattaacaatctcTGTTTACAGATTCTTACAGATCTGTAAATCGCATAGTTGGTGGACAACTTGCTAATATTACAGATCATCCCTACCAAGTatctttacaaatttttaatcaacattcATGTGGGGGATCAATCATTCACTATAAGTACATTTTGACTGCTGCTCATTGTGTTTATGAGTAATACTTCTTATtacttaatgtattttaatctaGTCTTAtcgttttattcaaattttagttataaatcaAGAAACTCGGCTATTTCAGTAGTGGCTGGCACTAATTATTGGTACACGAATGGTACTAGGTTTGCTGTAACACAAATATATGTTCATCCAAAATATGATCCAGACACTTTAGATTATGATATAGCTATCTTAGAGGTATGTTCTTAATGTTATTACGTGGTTTtagctattatttatttcagttaagtacgaaaattaagttagatagATCAATGTTACCAATAGCTCTTCCacgtaaaaatgaaaaactaaaaCCTGGAGCTGCAGCTACTGCGACAGGCTGGGGTGCATTAAAGGTTAATAGTTTAGTATATTTCCAAGtacttattttacatattttctatatttaggAAGGCTTGGGATCAACTCGATCTTTGAGACGAGTAACTTTACCAgttctacataaaaaaaaatgtaaagatatttataaacacgAATATACAGATCGTATGTTTTGCGCAGGATTTATTACTGGTGGCAAAGATGCTTGTCAGGTCAGGTCTATTAGTATAAGTTAATATATAGAATTAGTTAAGTATCATTTTGTTATACAGGGAGACTCTGGAGGACCATTAGAAtcaaatggaaaattaatCGGAATTGTATCATGGGGAAATGGGTGTGCTAAACCTGATTTTCCGGGTGTATATACAAATGTGGCCTATTTAAGAGATTGGATTGATTctgttgttcatttttaacaacttttatGACATAAACGTGTCATCAGTATCAACAATGTTAATTGTTCAACAGTATCAacctataatttatacaaaaaataaataacagtaatcaatttatgtaattttacataatgttagaatataattgttaaattctgtaagtataaaataaagaaaaattaaatttatttattgttttattcaataatataaaccTAAAACAAGGCAAGTAagtagatatatttaaaaaagaaaaattaaattaaatttaattagattaagtAAAGTTTAGACGATTTTGTGATGAAACTGGGtggcaaaattgaaatttcaagATATATAATAGGATAACAGAAACGCGAGGAGGTGCGCAGCtcctaatataaaattggcgGGTAAACTTAAAACCCAATAAATAGAGGGAAAACTCCTGATACCAAGTGTCATCTATTGTCAACATGCTAAACCTCAAAAATGTGATGCATACATTACAGGTTCCTCTCTTTCGATATGGAATTATTTAGGTAGGAATATATAAACACACACGTAGGTGCCatcttttgaaaatatactGAACTATTTATGAAATACCTGTAACTACAGATTCTTAATATTGGCTTTTAACCTGTTATTCACAGAGAACGACACAGAATTTCGCGTTATTATGATGAaatgtttgtatattaataaattactgtatATTTTCATGACCTTGTGGTTGGTGTACGCTGGGTTGCCTGTGAAACGTTATAGTATCACAATATAAAATCCGGAGCAATAGCAACTGctcgattatttattttgagtcaaaaaataaatatt
Encoded here:
- the LOC109607121 gene encoding trypsin beta-like isoform X1, with the protein product MYTKLLVFISLIVFASGGKSQTRPRANIRIIGGNVSTVDQFPWQVSLQILGLHNCGGSIISEDTILTAAHCIDGLNILERIVAGSSLLSEPQVIVGIKESFTHENYNYLDYDVGIIKLAEKLNFSETIQPVKLAEARPADGAPVTVSGYGVTWEGSIFTSNELRSVEVNIVNQEECNNDYAEYDGVTQRMICAAVPEGGKDACQGDSGGPLVNADRELVGIVSWGLGCAVQGYPGVYTSVADLREWIVEKAGL
- the LOC109607121 gene encoding trypsin beta-like isoform X3, translated to MKPSTNCFSCTDDGSQRDVMGNLKEPISHPNYIVNAHVYFVRGGKSQTRPRANIRIIGGNVSTVDQFPWQVSLQILGLHNCGGSIISEDTILTAAHCIDGLNILERIVAGSSLLSEPQVIVGIKESFTHENYNYLDYDVGIIKLAEKLNFSETIQPVKLAEARPADGAPVTVSGYGVTWEGSIFTSNELRSVEVNIVNQEECNNDYAEYDGVTQRMICAAVPEGGKDACQGDSGGPLVNADRELVGIVSWGLGCAVQGYPGVYTSVADLREWIVEKAGL
- the LOC109607121 gene encoding trypsin beta-like isoform X2, giving the protein MTGGKSQTRPRANIRIIGGNVSTVDQFPWQVSLQILGLHNCGGSIISEDTILTAAHCIDGLNILERIVAGSSLLSEPQVIVGIKESFTHENYNYLDYDVGIIKLAEKLNFSETIQPVKLAEARPADGAPVTVSGYGVTWEGSIFTSNELRSVEVNIVNQEECNNDYAEYDGVTQRMICAAVPEGGKDACQGDSGGPLVNADRELVGIVSWGLGCAVQGYPGVYTSVADLREWIVEKAGL
- the LOC109607120 gene encoding trypsin-2, producing the protein MSVTFLLLACLNLLSISDSYRSVNRIVGGQLANITDHPYQVSLQIFNQHSCGGSIIHYKYILTAAHCVYDYKSRNSAISVVAGTNYWYTNGTRFAVTQIYVHPKYDPDTLDYDIAILELSTKIKLDRSMLPIALPRKNEKLKPGAAATATGWGALKEGLGSTRSLRRVTLPVLHKKKCKDIYKHEYTDRMFCAGFITGGKDACQGDSGGPLESNGKLIGIVSWGNGCAKPDFPGVYTNVAYLRDWIDSVVHF